From the genome of Lytechinus pictus isolate F3 Inbred chromosome 4, Lp3.0, whole genome shotgun sequence:
GGTAAGATATTGAATAACAGAAATGGAATATGCTGACCAATTATCTAAATTAACTTTGGTTGGTTTTGTTGTGCGATTCGGTATGAGATTGTATAAATTGCAATAAATAATTGAACACTGAAAGTACTGTGGTATCTTGGCAAGAAATACAGcatatatttattcaattttattaattttattgcaCTTAACATGTTGAATACAACCCCCTGAGATTTAAACTGCAATTAATGAAAATGCTATTGgaatattgaaaaattgaaatattgaaatattgaaacacCATTGGATATAGATACTGGCCAGTAGCtgataagaataaataaatagaaacagTTAAATACATAAGactaaaaaaagataattctaaaaatacataaatatggtGTCAAATCGACTTTGGACACTTAATCATAATCAACAAGATAGGAATTTAGGTGATTGCACCATGTTGAAAGAGATACAGTAAGAATAGAGTTTCTCAGGTCACAAGGTAACTTGGGCGAAGATCTGCTATACTGCATCATCATCGGGTGAGAGCTGTACGTATACGTAGGTTTAATGGTAACTTGTAAATTATCCTTGCAGAGGAAGGCCACTCCGCCACCGCGCCCGGAGGCTCTAGGACAATGTTCGAATCTATAAGAACTTGGGCGAAGATCTGCTATTACTGCATCATCATCGGGTGAGAGCCATGTCTCACATATACAGACAAAATCTAGGTTATGATCTAACACAAATCTTGGAAAGTTGTAGACTTATTGCGTAGGGAGCGAGAATTGAGATAACCAAACTTTAAATGCTCCTTAAAACTGTCACTTCCACCCCTACTCCCACGATGTGGCCTCCGCCTTCGACACGATCTACTGATTCCGAGAGACACCAAGCGATCCCAAACACCAGTGTTCTCATCACgccattttaaaaagaaacgtCTATCATTGACATGAACATTCATCGCATGAAGAGTATGATTACTATAATTGTGAGACTGCAAAGAAGAATCACTGGAATCATTACTATTAGGGTGGGTTGATACTTGTAAAGAGGGTCCGGGATTCGGGTTGATGTGTCCCGAGATCAATAGAAGAATATGAAACTTGAAAGGGCATTAGCATATCGCTGAACTGGTCTACCTATATATTTGCACTTGCGTACAAACTTGGGTTGTGCCAGTGACAATGCATTGCAACAATTAACATTCAATTCAGAACAAGAGAGAGTGATACAATAGCAACATGAGTATACAATAGACACAAAGGCTATGAAAGTGGAGACCTTCATTGTGAAGATTCGCACAGGCGTGAAGCCAGATCACTGACAGTGAAAGAGTAAGCTATCTATGTACTGTGTATACAAAACCAGCAACATGGCCACTAAACATAGGGCAATGGGCAAAGCCAAAAATCCTGACGACTAAAAACCAAAGGAACAAAGAGTAAGAATCTCACCAAAACGATCTAGTAGCTTTCTGAAGACATACAAAAACCACATATAGTCATTAAGAATCAGTAAATGATATAGGAACAAGAATAAAATAGATAACAAGCAGAGCTCGGTGGGAGGTCATCCACCAGGCGCGCGcaccccacaaaaaaaaactaaatctatttgttatccgattttgatgaaattttcacaattttgctcttttaattttactccatttatgtaaatataaatattttcatcccggAGTCCTCCTTTAGGTAATAGTAATTACATCACTTGAGCCAGGGTTGtaccaaaaccaaattctcccGAATATATTCGGACCGATTCTAGCCGAATATGGCATGAATTCGGATGGTTTCGTTGGATATGTTCCCGAATCGATCCTGATTTTTTTCGCATTCGGGGAGGGAAAACAGGATACTCCCGAAACCACCCGAATACGTGTATTCGGATTAGTTCGCAGCTGATTCAGTTCTGTAACCCCGCCTTCGGTCATACATGTCATACGGTCTACCAAAATAAGCAAGTCTTGGCCATATTCTAATAAAGGGGAGATTTATTGTTATTTCTCCAAAATGACTCTTGTGTCTTAAAAAAAGGTTGTTTTTGTTAGCGTTTCATGCATTCTattcatgcatgaatgaattgCCAGATGCTATAAGATGTTAAAATTGTAAATGCTCAATGTATTATTTATCCGAATTATATAAAAACAAGTAcaaagtttaaaaaataaaatgcaaattcttTATGGGATGATTTTAAGCTTACTATGATTGTCTATCTGTGTCAGATGAGCCCAAGGAATATAACCTAAGGAAACAtacatcaacatctaaattCAACAAATTCAACAAATCTGTGAAAAATCCACCAAAAATGTCAACGAGTTCTGCCAAATCTTCGGCCCCAGCGACCAGATCAAATCGTCAGATATCGGCACCGGGATCGGGTCTCTCAGGGCGCCTCCAACCCGGCGCTGATTCTCCAGGTGTGCCCGTTGATAGCCCCCTGTTAGTTCCGCCGTTTCCGAGCCCGGACCCACATTCACTGCAGGTGGACAGTGATATCAGCGAGATGAAGGCGATGGTTTCTAAACTGTCACAACAAGTCAACACCAAGCTGGATCTTGTCATAGAGGAAATGAATGCCATTAAGCGGGACATTGCTGAAACAAAAAGGTATGTCACAGAAGTGGAAACTGCAGTCAATTTCAATTCGGAAAAAATACTGAACATGGAGAAAGAAATTTTGCctaaaatgaatgaatcaattgatgacaagaataacgAACTAGAAGAAAAGATATTGTCGCTTGAACTTCATCAAAGGAAACAGAATCTACTAATCTATGGAGTCCCGGATGTCAAAAACGAAAACATTTATTCCACTGTGTGTgatattttctgtcatttttggGGCATTAATCGTGAGAAGGCCAGTATGATCCCGATAATTAACGCCCACCGGTTACCGGCACCTGCACAACGCGGTAACCAGCCCGCCAGCCCCTGCCCCATCATCGTACGATTTTCTCGCATGGCTGACAGAGACCGCTTGCTGCAAGCTTTCGAGCAACCTCGGCGACTTTCGGGAAATCAGCACCCTGCCTTACCTGGCCAGTCAGCCCATCCCGGCCAGTTGGTCCAACCCGCCCGGCCAGGTGAGGCCTCCCAGCCCGGTCAGTCAGCCCATCTCGGACAAGCCGGACAGCCCGAAGGACCCGCCCAGCCCGGAATGCCCACCCGACCCGGACAGCCCGCCGTACCCGCCCAGCCCGGACAGCCTGCCGTACCCGCCCAGCCCGCCGTACCCGCCCATCCCGTACTGCCCGCCGTACCCGCCCAGCCTGGACAGCCCGCCGTACCCGCCCAGCCCAGACAGCCTGGACAGcacggccaattcggacagccCGCCCAGCCCGGACAGCCCGCCCAACAGAGCTACGTCGAGGTGACATCGGAATCTTTGCCCAGCGCCAATCAACGCTTCAATCGGGTGACTATTCGTACTGatttacctgctaaaatgaaaaaagaaagaggccGATTAGCTTCATTGGCATACAAACTCCGCCATGAAAAGAAACTAGCCACGAGAATAAGACAGATTGGAACCAAGATATTCTTACAAACTAGGCAAGGCACGGCAAACAGCAGTGTTCAGCCAAATTGGATTAACTGGACTGAATAAGTACAAGCAAGTCAATCGTTATTAGAAACTCTCCTGATGTTTATTTTGACTATAATATAGGTCTCATTCATAACTCATCAGAATCATACAACagtaaaatttaataacaagTATTATATCTGGCATTTTACAGTTTTCTGCAAATTTACATTTGAACTCTTAATTGATCCCGaaagttttgtttatattattgaTCTATTCTATATAACGTTGGACTTGTGTATACGCTC
Proteins encoded in this window:
- the LOC135153836 gene encoding zinc finger SWIM domain-containing protein 8 homolog → MSTSSAKSSAPATRSNRQISAPGSGLSGRLQPGADSPGVPVDSPLLVPPFPSPDPHSLQVDSDISEMKAMVSKLSQQVNTKLDLVIEEMNAIKRDIAETKRYVTEVETAVNFNSEKILNMEKEILPKMNESIDDKNNELEEKILSLELHQRKQNLLIYGVPDVKNENIYSTVCDIFCHFWGINREKASMIPIINAHRLPAPAQRGNQPASPCPIIVRFSRMADRDRLLQAFEQPRRLSGNQHPALPGQSAHPGQLVQPARPGEASQPGQSAHLGQAGQPEGPAQPGMPTRPGQPAVPAQPGQPAVPAQPAVPAHPVLPAVPAQPGQPAVPAQPRQPGQHGQFGQPAQPGQPAQQSYVEVTSESLPSANQRFNRVTIRTDLPAKMKKERGRLASLAYKLRHEKKLATRIRQIGTKIFLQTRQGTANSSVQPNWINWTE